CTGCCAAAAGTCAGGATCGAATGGCCGCGACTGCGTCTGTTTCTTCGCGAGGAGGCAAGTCAGGCGGCCTGCGATGCGCTTCATCGGGGGCAACTCGACTGCGTTCTGCTGGCGATGCCCTACGCGTGCGGCGACGTGGATCATTCGGCACTGTTCGACGACCGCCTGTTCGTCGCCTTTCCGCGCGGGGAAGCGCCGGACGGGGCGATGGTCCCCGCCGCGTCGATCGACGAGCAGCGACTGCTGCTATTGGAAGACGGGCATTGCCTGAAGGATCAGGCGCTGTCGGCGTGCAACCGGCCGGAGCTTCGTGCCGAGGCGGCGATGCTAGGCACGTCTTTGCACACGCTGGTGCAGATGGTCGACAATGGCTTGGGGCTGACGTTCGTGCCCGAAATAGCGATCCGTGCCGGGATTCTGGAGGGGACGGCAGTCGATGCTCGGCCGCTCAAGTCCGACAGCGGCTTCCGCCGGATTTCGCTGGTGTGGCGGAAATCGAGCCCACGGGAGGAAGAGTTTCGCCTGTTGGCCGACACGCTCCGCGAGATGGCGGTGGCCGGGTGAAGA
Above is a genomic segment from Sphingomonas sp. LY29 containing:
- a CDS encoding hydrogen peroxide-inducible genes activator; translation: MSTHLPTIRQLQYLVALQDHGHFTRAAASCFITQSTLSASLRELETLIGTPLVERTRRVVRFTPLGLRIADKARKVLRQAEELADMARAEGQPLTGELRMGVIPTIAPFLLPALLPKVRIEWPRLRLFLREEASQAACDALHRGQLDCVLLAMPYACGDVDHSALFDDRLFVAFPRGEAPDGAMVPAASIDEQRLLLLEDGHCLKDQALSACNRPELRAEAAMLGTSLHTLVQMVDNGLGLTFVPEIAIRAGILEGTAVDARPLKSDSGFRRISLVWRKSSPREEEFRLLADTLREMAVAG